Below is a genomic region from Neorhizobium galegae.
GCTCAAGCGCTTCGGCGGACGAGGTGCGATAGGCGATGTGGCCGACACCGGTCGTGTGATGCCTGGTGAGCTTCAGCGTGTGGAACTCGTAGTCGTCATAGGCGCGCAGATAGACGCTGTCGCCTTCACGGCCGCTTTCGGTCAGCCCGTAGACACGGGTGAAAAAGTCGAGCGACTCGTCGAAACGGTCTGAATAGAGCTCGACGTGGCCGAGATGGGCAACATCATAACAGGGTTCGGTCATGGCTTTTCCTAGATGGTCGATCTATCGCGCCCGGCGGACAGGCGCATTCTCCTCCAAAAATCGAGCCCGCGTCCTCCACTCCAACACGGCCGGCGCATGGGCGCCGCAGCTTGGCATGAAGACATAAAAGCAGATCGGCAGCCTGACGAATAGGTTCTGCTGACGCGGCATAAGTTTTGGTTGAGATCAGGAAAAAGCTGCTCGGCGCGTGGCGAGCGAAGACGGGACGCTAAAGGCCCGAAGAAAACGGCGCGGCGGCAGGACCGCCGCGCCGGACGACATTACCCGGCGATATAGGGCGCAATTTCGTGATAGCCGCGCCAGATCATCTCGAGCGACACGTAAAGGATGACGGCAAGACCGACATAGGCAATCCAGCGATGCCTGTTGAGCAGGCGGGCGATGAAGCTTGCCGCAATACCCATCAGCGCGATCGAGAGGACCAGGCCGAAGATCAGGACTTCTGGATGTTCATGAGCAGCACCCGCAACGGCGAGCACGTTGTCGAGCGACATGGAGACGTCGGCAATGACGATCTGCCAGGCAGCCTGGGAGAAAGTCTTGCGCGGCGCACCGCCCGCGACCGTACCGTCGGCATTGAGGTCTGCATTCTGCAGCGCTTCGTTAGCTTCGTCCTCATGCTGATGGGGCGTGCGCAATTCGCGCCACATCTTCCAGCAGACCCAGAGAAGCAGGACACCACCGGCCAGCAGCAGGCCGACGATCTGCAGAAGCTGGGTCGTGGCAAGCGCGAAACCGATACGCAGCACGGTCGCTGCGATGATACCGACCAGAATGGCTTTGGACCGCTGTTCCTTCGGCAGGCCTGCAGCAGCAAGGCCGATGACGATCGCATTGTCGCCGGCCAGCACGAGGTCGATCATGATAACCTGCAGGAGGGCGGACAATGCCTCCGCGCTGAAAATTTCCATCATTTGGCACCCAATCTCTTAAAAGGCGGGAGTGCCCGCGTGTGGACCGAGACGAACTTGAGACGCTCACGACCTGCATTTCCGCCTGTCGTAGGTCACCGCCGTTGTCGTCACATGATTCCCACGAACACCAGGCACCCAAGTTGGACTAATCCAGTCCGACATCACAGCTCAAGCATGAACTGTCAGAGGGGCCCGGTCCTGGTGGCGTGAGATTTAGCGGCATGATCGCAGAAACTCAAGTGGCGAGTTTATGAAACAGCTGGTTTTGGGCTGTTTTCGCCCGTGATCGTTGACGATCCGTTGTAATCCGTCCACAGCGCCAAGAGCTGCGTCAACGGAAGTGGCCACCGGGCTTGCGGCGACCACACCGAGATTACGAAAGCGTGGGGTCGAGCTTGTCGCGCAGCCAGTCACCGACAATGCTGATCGACAGGGTGGTCAGCATGATCACGACCGACGGAGCGAGCATGATCCACGGCGCGCGGGTCAGGTATTCGCGGCCGAAACCGACCATGTTGCCAAGGCTCGTCTCCGGGGGCTGCACGCCGAGCCCCAGGAAGGAAAGACCGCTTTCCATCAGGATGATTTCCGGGAAGGTCAGCGTCATCGAGACGATCAACGTCGAGGCGACGTTCGGCAGGATGTGGTGGAAATAGACCCGCGCCGGTGTTGCGCCGAGCTGCACGACGGAGGCCGCATACCCTTGCGAGCTCGCCGAGATCGCCAGGCCGCGGGCGATGCGGGCGTAACGCTCCCAGCCGTAGAACCCCATGAGGCAGACGAGCAGCACCATGGACGAGCCGAAGAAGGCGAGCACCGCGAGCGACATGATCAGGAACGGCAGCGCCGCCTGGAAATCGGCAAGCACCAGCACGAGATGTTCGACTGCACCCCGGAATTGCGCCGCCGCGAAGCCGAGCGC
It encodes:
- a CDS encoding ABC transporter permease — its product is MATINLSESSRTPGWYATFITRLRRNVPFTVGLGILWLAAVVVVAVFADQIRPYNITAMDLSSRLSHPGALKHLLGTDELGRDVLSRLLQSVRVSLIIAFGATILSAVFGTALGFAAAQFRGAVEHLVLVLADFQAALPFLIMSLAVLAFFGSSMVLLVCLMGFYGWERYARIARGLAISASSQGYAASVVQLGATPARVYFHHILPNVASTLIVSMTLTFPEIILMESGLSFLGLGVQPPETSLGNMVGFGREYLTRAPWIMLAPSVVIMLTTLSISIVGDWLRDKLDPTLS
- a CDS encoding TerC family protein gives rise to the protein MMEIFSAEALSALLQVIMIDLVLAGDNAIVIGLAAAGLPKEQRSKAILVGIIAATVLRIGFALATTQLLQIVGLLLAGGVLLLWVCWKMWRELRTPHQHEDEANEALQNADLNADGTVAGGAPRKTFSQAAWQIVIADVSMSLDNVLAVAGAAHEHPEVLIFGLVLSIALMGIAASFIARLLNRHRWIAYVGLAVILYVSLEMIWRGYHEIAPYIAG